The DNA window GTATTATTAGATGAACTTGAAGGAATAACAGAACTCGAAGCAGCTGTAAAAATCATATCCACATTCATTGATATGATTAAAGAATCAAATTCATATGGAATTATTGTAACACATATGGCAAGAGAATTAATGAACTATACAGATATCAGAGTCGATGGAATAGAAGCCAGAGGGTTAGATGAAGAATATAATTTAATAGTAGATAGAACACCAAAAATAAATTTCCTTGCTAAAAGTACTCCTGAATTGATTTTAAAAAGAATTTACGAAAAATCCGATGATGAATTAAAAGTTGTATATTCAAGAATATTAGAAAAATTCTAAAATAATTAAATATAACTTTTAACTAATTTTTTATTAATGAAAATAATAAATAATCCTCAAAATAAAAACATTCAAAGATTAAATGAAATCTACAAGGTTCTTAAAAAAAATGATTTTGGACATTTAATCGAAGAGAACACATTTATTAAAAAATTTCCATTAATGAAAAACGAAAATAAGAAATCTCAAGATTTACTTGATGAATCACTCCCAATTAGAATTAAAAAAGTTTTAGAAGAATTAGGGCCAACTTATATTAAATTAGGCCAAATGTTAAGTACTCGACCGGATTTAGTAGGTATTGAAATTGCAGAAGAACTTGAAAAACTAAGAGATAACACTCCAACCACACCATTTAATGAAATCAAAAAAGTAATCGGAAGTGAACTTGGAAAACCTATAGATGAAATTTATTGTGAAATAGATGAAACACCAATTGGATCCGCATCAATTGGACAAGTTTACAAAGCAAAATTATGCAAAACAAATGAAAAAGTAGCTATTAAAATTCAAAAACCAAAAGCAGAAGAAACAATAAAATCCGATATAAAAATAATGAAATTTCTAGCTGAAAAACTAGATAAATACGTTTATCAAACAAGAACATATAATCTGCCTGCAATTATAAGTGAATTTGAAAGATCAATATTTAAAGAAATTGATTATATTAATGAATTAAGAAATATGGAAATATTATCCAAAAATTTCAGGAAAATACCTTATATACACATACCTAAAACATATGACGAATATTGTACCAAAAAAATCATCACAATGGAATTAATTAATGGAATAGAAGTTAGTAAATTTATAGAAAAGGATTATCCCGGATACGATAAAAAACTTATCGCAAAATATGGTGCAAAATCTTATTTTAAACAAATAATGATTGATGGATTTTTCCATGCGGACCCTCATCCAGGAAATATGATGATAACTGAAGATAAAAAGTTATGCTACATAGATGAAGGTATGATGGGAATATTAGATGATGATTTTAGAGAAAACCTAGCAGAATTAATAATACTTCTAATAAATGGAAACACAGACAATATTATAAATCAACTAATTTATATGGATATCATTACAGTATCACAAAATACGCCTGATCTAAAAGCAGATATTAATGATT is part of the Methanobrevibacter oralis genome and encodes:
- a CDS encoding ABC1 kinase family protein, whose protein sequence is MKIINNPQNKNIQRLNEIYKVLKKNDFGHLIEENTFIKKFPLMKNENKKSQDLLDESLPIRIKKVLEELGPTYIKLGQMLSTRPDLVGIEIAEELEKLRDNTPTTPFNEIKKVIGSELGKPIDEIYCEIDETPIGSASIGQVYKAKLCKTNEKVAIKIQKPKAEETIKSDIKIMKFLAEKLDKYVYQTRTYNLPAIISEFERSIFKEIDYINELRNMEILSKNFRKIPYIHIPKTYDEYCTKKIITMELINGIEVSKFIEKDYPGYDKKLIAKYGAKSYFKQIMIDGFFHADPHPGNMMITEDKKLCYIDEGMMGILDDDFRENLAELIILLINGNTDNIINQLIYMDIITVSQNTPDLKADINDLLNRYYGSNLKNINGGMQDLLKVMIKNNIILPREFVMIGRGIALIEETGRKLDPDFNTSSELKKLSKNIIKDKYKPERLIKVSTNYLLQLEHLAKNLPNTINNTLSKIEEGNITVNLKHENIHNITNQLSISIILSAIIVGSSLAILADKGPRFMDIPVLGLVGFVISVALGIYIVIKFIRTE